The Prevotella sp. E2-28 genome includes the window ACATCGAGGATACCATGATAGCAGGCGACTATATTAGCGATCGTGCTGCTGTGGAGCAGGTGGTACGCAATGCCCCCGAGCAAATCCGCGAACTGGTGGAGTGGGGCGTTAATTTCGACCGTAAGGACGATGGTTCATTCGACTTGCATCGTGAGGGCGGACACTCTGAGTTCCGTATCCTTCATCATGCCGATGACACGGGTGCCGAGATTCAGCGCGGATTGATGGCTGCCATCCGCAGTAATCCTGATATCGTAGTCAAGGAGAACCACTTCGCCGTGGAAATCATCACCCAGCACCATCTGGGAGCAAAGGTAACACGTCGCACACCTTACATCAACTGTTACGGCGCATACGTGCTGAATCCAGAGACCGAGAAGGTGGATACCTATCTGTCGAAGGTCACGCTGATGTGTACGGGCGGATGCGGTGCCGTTTATCAGACCACAACGAATCCTGTCATTGCTACGGGCGATGGTGAGGCTATGGTGTATCGTGCAAAGGGTACGGTGCAGGATATGGAGTTCGTACAGTTCCATCCCACAGCCCTCTATTCTCCAGGCGAGACGCATCCAGCCTTCCTCATCACCGAGGCTATGCGTGGTTATGGTGGTATCCTGCGCTTGCCTAATGGCGAGAGCTTTATGGAAAAATACGACGAGCGCTTGTCGTTAGCACCGCGTGATATCGTGGCACGTGCCATTGATAAGGAGATGAAGATTCACGGACTGGATCATGTCTGTCTGGACGTGACGCATAAAGACCCTGCCGAAACCCGCAAGCACTTCCCCAATATTTATCAGAAGTGCCTCAGTATGGGTATCGACATCACTACCGACTATATCCCTGTTCGTCCTGCAGCCCACTATATGTGCGGTGGTATTAAGGTTGACTTGAATGGCTGTTCAAGTATTGATCGCCTTTATGCTATCGGTGAATGTTCTTGCACAGGCCTGCATGGCGGTAACCGCTTGGCTTCTAACTCTCTGATTGAAGCAGTGGTCTATGCCGATGCTGCTGCCAAGCACTCATTGGAGCATGTGGACCTCTACGATTTTAATGAAAAGGTGCCAGAATGGAATGATGAAGGTACAATGTCAAACGAGGAGAAAGTGCTCATCACCCAGAGTATTAAGGAGGTGGGCGAGATTATGTCCAACTACGTAGGTATCGTGCGCTCTGACTTGCGTTTGCATCGTGCGTGGGTGCGACTGGATACACTCTATGAAGAAACCGAAAACCTCTTTAAGCGCGTGAAGGCCACAAGGGATATCTGCGAACTGCGCAACATGATCAACGTGGGTTACCTCATCACCCGCTTCGCCTTGGAGCGTAAGGAGAGTCGCGGCCTGCATTACACCATCGACTATCCTCCTCATGCATACGACAAGGAATAGCAAAATCAGCAAAAAGCCAGACGAGCCACATTACAAGAAACGGTACCCT containing:
- the nadB gene encoding L-aspartate oxidase, coding for MVYKYDFLIIGAGVAGMSYALKVARAKKGKVCIICKTSLDEANTSFAQGGVASVTNLAVDDFDKHIEDTMIAGDYISDRAAVEQVVRNAPEQIRELVEWGVNFDRKDDGSFDLHREGGHSEFRILHHADDTGAEIQRGLMAAIRSNPDIVVKENHFAVEIITQHHLGAKVTRRTPYINCYGAYVLNPETEKVDTYLSKVTLMCTGGCGAVYQTTTNPVIATGDGEAMVYRAKGTVQDMEFVQFHPTALYSPGETHPAFLITEAMRGYGGILRLPNGESFMEKYDERLSLAPRDIVARAIDKEMKIHGLDHVCLDVTHKDPAETRKHFPNIYQKCLSMGIDITTDYIPVRPAAHYMCGGIKVDLNGCSSIDRLYAIGECSCTGLHGGNRLASNSLIEAVVYADAAAKHSLEHVDLYDFNEKVPEWNDEGTMSNEEKVLITQSIKEVGEIMSNYVGIVRSDLRLHRAWVRLDTLYEETENLFKRVKATRDICELRNMINVGYLITRFALERKESRGLHYTIDYPPHAYDKE